In the genome of Amphiura filiformis chromosome 4, Afil_fr2py, whole genome shotgun sequence, one region contains:
- the LOC140150458 gene encoding cytochrome c, somatic-like produces the protein MTFDDDAPVGDPKRGAIIFKEHCAFCHSLEEKGGHKRGPNLWGLWGRQAGSAPGFKYVQSDEKKGIWGDKTLWQFFTGPHIPGTKMVFKDLKEDKQERADLLTYLKENTGSKKE, from the exons ATGACTTTCGATGACGACGCGCCGGTGGGTGACCCCAAACGTGGAGCCATAATCTTCAAAGAACATTGTGCCTTTTGTCACAGCTTAGAGGAGAAAGGGGGACACAAAAGAGGTCCAAACCTATGGGGATTATGGGGTAGACAAGCTGGATCAGCACCAGGATTCAAATATGTACAATCTGATGAAAAGAAAG GTATTTGGGGCGATAAAACTCTATGGCAATTCTTCACAGGACCACATATACCTGGAACTAAGATGGTATTCAAAGACCTGAAAGAAGACAAGCAAGAAAGGGCTGATCTACTGACTTATCTCAAAGAAAATACTGGAAGCAAGAAAGAGTAA